The genomic interval ACCAGCGGGTTCCTGCCCGAGGAGCGCGAGGCCCTGCGGGCCATCCTGCGCGACGGTTGGACCGACTCGTTCCGGCACCGGTACCCCACGCAGGCCGAGCGCTACAGCTGGTGGAGCCAGCGCGCGGGCATCCGGGAGCGCAACGTGGGCTGGCGAATTGATCTGGCTTTCGTGTCGGAAGGGGTGTTGCCTTTCCTGCGCGACGCGAAGATCCACACGGACGTGATGGGCTCCGATCACTGCCCCATCAGCCTCGAGCTCGACCCCTCGGTGCTGCGCTAGACCCTGCATGCAAATCCACGGCAACACGTCGGGCCTCGCGCCCCGAGAGACCAAAGCCCTCGAGCGCATCTACCAGCGCCGCCTGCCCTTCGACAAGCTCACCACCACCGAGCTCACCCGCGACCTGGTGTCCGTCAGCCACGCGACGGGCCGCCAGGTGGGCGTGCTGGCCGACCGCGCCGGCAGCATCCACCACGTCATCATCGGGGACGCCTCACGCTTGATGTTGCCCGACGTGGGTCGCCTGCGCGCGGGCAGCGGGCGCCTACGCGGCTTACGGCTGGTGCACACGCACCTCTACGACGAGCCGCTGACCCGCGACGACCTGGTGGACCTGACACGCCTGCGCCTCGACATGGTGGCAGCCATCTGCCTCGCGCCGGGCGAGGACCGCGCGCTCTCGGTCTACTACGGGCACAACATCCCGATCGCCGAGGGCAGCTCCGACGCACCCTTCCGTACGTTCGGTCCGATCCCCATCGCCAAGCTGGACGCCAACCCGGCCGAGATCGTGCCCGCGCTCGAGGCCGAGTTCGCGCGGGCGAGCAAGGCACGCACCGTCACGGGCAAGGACGGCCGCGCCATCCTCATGCACGTGTGCGAGAAGAAGCACGCGCGCAACGCCGAGGATTCGCTACGCGAGCTGGAGGAGCTGGCGCGCACGGCGGGCGTGGAGGTGGCCGACAGCCTCGTGCAGGTGCGAGAGCGCATCGACCCCAAGCTCGTGATGGGGCGCGGCAAGCTCGACGACGTGGTCATCCGCGCCATGCAGCTGGACGCCGAGGTGCTCATCTTCGACCGTGAGCTCGGGCCCGCGCAGGCCGCGGCGATCGCGCACCTGACCGACCTGAAGGTGCTGGACCGCACCCAGCTCATCCTGGACATCTTCGCGCAGCGCGCCGAGAGCAACGACGGAAAGCTGCAGGTGGAGCTGGCGCAGATGAAGTACCTCTTGCCGCGCCTGGGGCAAAAGGACGACTCCCTGTCGCGCCTGACGGGCGGCATCGGCGGACGAGGTCCCGGTGAGACCAAGCTCGAGGTGGGGCGACGACGCGCGCGCGACCGCATCGACCGGCTGAACCGCGAGCTCAAGCAGCTGTCCAAGCAGCGCAAGCAGCGCCGCAGCAAGCGCAACCAGAGCGGCGTCGCGGTCGTCGCCGTGGTGGGCTACACCAACGCAGGCAAGAGCACGCTGCTCAACACGCTGACGGGCAGCGACGTCATCGCGGAGGACAAGCTCTTCGCCACGCTCGACACGCGCGCGCGCCGCATGCGGCTGCCCTCGGGGCGGGAGCTGGTGCTGACCGACACCGTGGGCTTCATCCGCGACCTACCCAAGGACCTGTTCGCTGCGTTCAAGGCCACGTTCGAGGAGGCACAAGACGCCGACCTCCTGCTGCACGTGATCGACGCCAGCGACCCTGCCTGGGACGAGCACGTGGCCACCACGGAGGAGCTGCTCACACGCCTCGAGCTCGACCGCATGCCGCGCGTGCTGGTCTTCAACAAGGCCGACAAGCTCGACCCGGGCGTGGTGGCGCACATGGCCGAAGTACGCGGCGCAGCGCACTCGGCGGCGACGTCGGCCGCGGGGGTGCAGCCCGTCATCGAGCGGCTCGAGCGCGAGCTGCAGGCCCTCGAGGACGCGCGGGCCGCGGTCTGACGCGACGCGGGGCGCACGCGGACGGGCCTCCTGCCGTCGCTCCAGTGGACACCGGGCGCTTGCGCTGGCCCTCCGAGGCGTTCCGGGGCAGCCTTCGGCCGTGACTCGTTCCCGCCCTTCCCCGCGCGCCCTCTTCACGCACCGTGCCCCCGCGCTGCCGTTGGTGCGCCACGCCGCGTTCCCTCTCGCGTCGGCCCTGGCCGTGGCGCTGTCCTGCGCCCCCGGGTGCACGCCGCAGGGGGACACCGGCATCGGGCCCGAGGGTTTCTCCGACGACTTCGACCGGACGCAGCTCGGCCAGGACTGGAACACCACGGGGGGCGCGTGGCGCATCGTGGACGGCGCGCTGCGCATCCGTGAGGCGCGCAACCACCCGCTGTGGCTGCGGCGGACGTTGCCGCGGGACGTGCGCGTCGAGTTCGACGCCACCAGCACGACGCACGACATCAAGGTCGAGCTGTTCGGCGACGGCGTGTCCCACGCGCTCGGGGAGTCGTACAACGCGACCAGCTACGTGGTGATCTTCGGCGGCTGGGGCAACCAGCTGAACGTGTTGGCGCGCATGGACGAGCACGGAGAGGACCGCGTGGTGGGCGCGCCGCGACGCGTGGAGCCCGACCATCGGTATCATTTCGTCATCGAGCGACGCGGGAGCGTGCTCACCGTCGAGGTGGACGGGGAGCGCCTGCTCACCCTGGACGACCCCGAACCCCTGTACGGCCGTGGGCATGATCACTTCGGCTTCAACAACTGGGAGTCCGACGTGTCCTTCGACAATCTTCGCATCCAGCCGCTATGATGCGGCCAGCCCCCCATGGAAGCCGCTGAGTTCGACGTCACGCTGAAGGATCTCGAGACCCGCCTCGACCGCCTCAAAGCCCTCTACGAGATGTACTTCCAGGGTATCGAGCGCATCGAGCCCTCCGTGCCCCGCAAGCAGGTCGACCGCATCTTCGAGCTGCTGCGGCGCGAGCAGCCGCGCAGCACACACCTGCGCTTCCGCTACCAGTCCTTGCTGCAGCGCTACACCACGCTGCAGACCTACTGGCGCCGCATCACCCGACAGATCGAAGAGGGCACGTACAAGCGCGACATCCAGCGCCTGAAGCGCAAAGATGCCGTGCGGGCAGCGCGGCGGGGTGAAGCAGACGAAGGACGCGACGACAAGGGAGCCTACGAGCTGGATCTGGACGTGGACACGGACCTGAGCGACCTGCTCGACGACCCAGAGCTGGACGCGGCCATCGCCGGACTGACGAGCGGTGGCCCAGCGCGGCCTGTGGCCGGTTCGCCCGCTCCCCCAAGCGCCGCGACGCCGGCCGGCCCGCGCGTCGCCACCTTCGGCAAGCCCACGGAGCGCCGCCGGCGCTCGAGTGACAGCACGAACGTTCCATCCTCGCCGCCCCCTCGGCCCGCTCCACCCCCAGCCCCCAGCGCCGCGCGTCCGGCCGCACCGCCGCGCCCTCCCAGCGGGGACGTGGACGACGTGCGCATGAAGCGCATCTACGACGACTACGTGGCAGCGCGCAGGCGGAACAACGAGCGCGTGGACAACGTCAAGTACGAGACCCTGCAGCGCAGCATTCAGGACATGATGCCCAAGCTACGCGAGAAGCACGTCGGCAAGTCGATCGACTTCGAGGTCGTCGTGCGCGACGGACGCGTGGGCCTCAAGCCCGTCACGAAGTAGTCGCGAGGAAGCTGGCTGCGGGCGCCACACGAGACGTCAGCGGCGACTCGCGCGCTCCAGCGCCCCTCCGGCCCCGTTCAGCGCGCTGCGCACCGCGGCGCCGAGCGCGGCCGTGGTCATGCGTAGATCTTGGTCGCGGCCCTGCCCGAGTGGCTCGGCCGCCGTGGCCGCACCGCTGAGCATGCCCAGCACGTTGCGCGAGGGCTCCTCGAACAGCGTCAGGTTCACGCTCGCGCGCAGACGCACCTCGCCATGCTGCTCGGTGCGCTGCACCCCGTTCAACACGGCGTCCACGCGAAAACGAGGGATGCGGCGGCGGGTGATTTGCTGCGTCTCCGCCGCACCGATGGCGTCCGCGCTACCAAAGGGCGCCACCCCCGGTACACCCGCCAGGCCAGTCATCACCGCCTCGCGCAGAGGCCCGACGAGCGCAGACCCACCCACACTGGAGGTGTTGCTCACCTGGCCCACGGAGACGACATGGCGGACCCGCCGCCAGTCGACCGCCGCGGCGGACGGTGCTGTGGACGCCCCGCCTTCACCACGCAGCTCGGCGATGGAGGACTCGGCCTGCCGCCGTACGGACGCGGAGTCGTCATGCGAGGCACGGCGGAGCGCGCCGATGGCGCGCCGATCCCCGAGCTTGCCGAGGGACGCCGCGGCGGCTGCGCGCACCGCAGGGTTGTTGTCGGACGCTA from Sandaracinaceae bacterium carries:
- a CDS encoding HEAT repeat domain-containing protein; this encodes MRPSPRTLFHVAALCVALLAAVSGAHARVSSREYLEQQLAESSDFRNRTQAALALGRLADARSRLALERALASDNNPAVRAAAAASLGKLGDRRAIGALRRASHDDSASVRRQAESSIAELRGEGGASTAPSAAAVDWRRVRHVVSVGQVSNTSSVGGSALVGPLREAVMTGLAGVPGVAPFGSADAIGAAETQQITRRRIPRFRVDAVLNGVQRTEQHGEVRLRASVNLTLFEEPSRNVLGMLSGAATAAEPLGQGRDQDLRMTTAALGAAVRSALNGAGGALERASRR
- the hflX gene encoding GTPase HflX; the protein is MQIHGNTSGLAPRETKALERIYQRRLPFDKLTTTELTRDLVSVSHATGRQVGVLADRAGSIHHVIIGDASRLMLPDVGRLRAGSGRLRGLRLVHTHLYDEPLTRDDLVDLTRLRLDMVAAICLAPGEDRALSVYYGHNIPIAEGSSDAPFRTFGPIPIAKLDANPAEIVPALEAEFARASKARTVTGKDGRAILMHVCEKKHARNAEDSLRELEELARTAGVEVADSLVQVRERIDPKLVMGRGKLDDVVIRAMQLDAEVLIFDRELGPAQAAAIAHLTDLKVLDRTQLILDIFAQRAESNDGKLQVELAQMKYLLPRLGQKDDSLSRLTGGIGGRGPGETKLEVGRRRARDRIDRLNRELKQLSKQRKQRRSKRNQSGVAVVAVVGYTNAGKSTLLNTLTGSDVIAEDKLFATLDTRARRMRLPSGRELVLTDTVGFIRDLPKDLFAAFKATFEEAQDADLLLHVIDASDPAWDEHVATTEELLTRLELDRMPRVLVFNKADKLDPGVVAHMAEVRGAAHSAATSAAGVQPVIERLERELQALEDARAAV